Proteins co-encoded in one Streptomyces sp. SLBN-31 genomic window:
- a CDS encoding ATP/GTP-binding protein, whose product MSGRCDEVVPLAVKIVVSGGLGAGKTTFMGAISELGTVDSEAAIIQVSVGVDSLDGVESKTTTTVALDFGRITLDPTIALYLFGTPGQGRFSFLWDDLVGGALGTVVLADPRRIEESFPAVDYFETHGTPFVLAVNRFDGAERFELEDVREALGLDVEVPVLECDARERASVRNVLGALMDEVVGDRAAASEGRATARRGARAVTTR is encoded by the coding sequence ATGTCCGGGCGCTGTGACGAGGTCGTGCCGCTTGCCGTGAAGATCGTGGTCAGCGGAGGCCTCGGGGCCGGCAAGACCACGTTCATGGGGGCGATCTCGGAGCTCGGGACGGTGGACTCGGAGGCGGCGATCATCCAGGTCTCGGTGGGCGTCGACTCCCTGGACGGCGTCGAGTCCAAGACCACCACGACCGTCGCCCTGGACTTCGGCCGCATCACCCTCGATCCGACCATCGCGCTGTACCTGTTCGGGACGCCCGGGCAGGGCCGGTTCTCCTTCCTGTGGGACGACCTGGTGGGGGGCGCGCTCGGAACGGTCGTCCTCGCCGACCCCCGCCGGATCGAGGAGAGCTTCCCGGCGGTCGACTACTTCGAGACCCACGGCACGCCCTTCGTGCTGGCGGTGAACCGCTTCGACGGCGCCGAGCGGTTCGAACTGGAGGACGTCCGGGAGGCGCTGGGCCTCGACGTCGAGGTTCCGGTCCTGGAGTGCGACGCGCGTGAACGGGCCTCGGTGCGCAATGTGCTGGGGGCGTTGATGGACGAGGTGGTCGGCGACCGGGCCGCGGCTTCCGAAGGGCGGGCGACCGCGAGGCGTGGGGCACGTGCCGTCACGACAAGGTGA
- a CDS encoding cell division protein SepF has translation MGSVRKASAWLGLVDDNDDERYYDDDYSEGTEQPGEAWVTDPRVKVASDVAEEKGRRIGTVTPDSFRDARAIGELFREGVPVIVNLTAMEAADAKRVVDFAAGLTFGLRGTIERVATRVFLLTPANTEIVSGEPAGRREDGFFNQS, from the coding sequence ATGGGATCGGTACGCAAGGCGAGCGCCTGGCTTGGCCTCGTCGACGACAACGATGACGAGCGTTACTACGACGACGACTACTCCGAGGGGACCGAGCAGCCCGGGGAAGCCTGGGTCACCGACCCGCGGGTCAAGGTGGCCTCGGACGTCGCCGAGGAGAAGGGCCGCCGCATCGGCACGGTGACCCCGGACAGCTTCCGGGACGCGCGCGCCATCGGCGAGCTGTTCCGCGAAGGCGTGCCGGTCATCGTGAACCTCACGGCCATGGAGGCCGCCGACGCCAAGCGCGTCGTCGACTTCGCGGCCGGGCTGACCTTCGGCCTGCGCGGCACCATCGAGCGGGTCGCGACCCGTGTGTTCCTGCTGACCCCCGCCAACACCGAGATCGTCAGCGGTGAGCCGGCCGGGCGCCGGGAGGACGGGTTCTTCAACCAGAGCTGA
- a CDS encoding DUF5685 family protein gives MFGIVRPCIHRLGESLKIQWTAHLCGLCLALRKDHGQFARLVTNYDGLLISVLTEAQAGPAGNRRRTAGPCPLRGMRTASVAQGEGARLAAAVSLVLASAKVRDHVTDGDGLLARGPVAFAARRVAANWDAAGTRSGSGVGFDTAVLTEAVDRQAGIEALAGPGTPVLTVTEPTETATAAAFAHTAVLAGRPENAVPLAEAGRLFGRLAHLLDAVEDRESDAASGAWNPLTTTGTPLTEARRLADDALHGIRLALREAEFTDGRLAHRLLVHELRASVDRAFGTTSCGHGTAPSLAGPYAPPGHPGGPPPGPPRRDRRGLFAGCAVWAGLACTCQMCCGQYEDPWSRERKDGLCNGTDCGDCCDCCNCCDCDCCDGCDCCDCGCDC, from the coding sequence GTGTTCGGAATCGTCAGGCCTTGTATTCATCGGCTCGGAGAGAGCCTCAAAATCCAGTGGACAGCGCATTTGTGCGGGCTGTGTCTCGCGCTGCGCAAGGATCACGGACAGTTCGCGCGGCTCGTGACGAACTACGACGGGCTGCTGATATCGGTTCTGACGGAGGCTCAGGCCGGACCGGCCGGCAACCGGCGGCGCACGGCGGGGCCCTGTCCGTTGCGCGGAATGCGCACCGCTTCCGTCGCTCAGGGTGAGGGCGCGCGGCTCGCGGCCGCGGTCTCGCTGGTGCTCGCCTCGGCCAAGGTGCGTGACCATGTCACCGACGGCGACGGACTGCTGGCGCGCGGGCCGGTGGCGTTCGCCGCGCGCAGGGTGGCCGCGAACTGGGATGCCGCGGGGACCCGCAGCGGATCGGGCGTCGGCTTCGACACGGCGGTGCTGACCGAGGCCGTGGACCGGCAGGCGGGCATCGAGGCGCTCGCCGGGCCCGGGACGCCGGTCCTGACGGTCACCGAGCCGACCGAGACGGCGACCGCCGCCGCCTTCGCGCACACTGCGGTGCTGGCCGGGCGCCCGGAGAACGCCGTACCGCTCGCCGAGGCCGGGCGGCTCTTCGGACGGCTCGCCCATCTGCTGGACGCCGTGGAGGACCGCGAGTCCGACGCCGCGTCAGGTGCCTGGAATCCGCTCACCACGACGGGCACCCCGCTCACCGAGGCCCGGCGGCTGGCCGACGACGCCCTGCACGGCATACGGCTCGCCCTGCGGGAGGCGGAGTTCACCGACGGCAGGCTGGCACACCGGCTGCTCGTGCACGAGCTGCGCGCCTCCGTCGACCGCGCCTTCGGGACCACCTCCTGCGGACACGGCACGGCACCCTCGCTCGCCGGACCGTACGCGCCGCCCGGTCATCCGGGCGGGCCGCCACCCGGGCCGCCCCGGCGCGACCGGCGCGGGCTGTTCGCCGGGTGCGCGGTGTGGGCGGGCCTGGCCTGCACGTGCCAGATGTGCTGCGGCCAGTACGAGGACCCGTGGAGCCGCGAGCGCAAGGACGGTCTGTGCAACGGCACCGACTGCGGCGACTGCTGTGACTGCTGCAACTGCTGTGACTGCGACTGCTGTGACGGGTGCGACTGCTGTGACTGCGGCTGCGACTGCTGA
- a CDS encoding S1 family peptidase has protein sequence MRIKRTTPRSGISRRSRLIAVTTGLVAAAAFAVPSANASETPTTFSASALKGVSGSVLKADVPGTAWAVDSTTHRVVVTVDSTVSKAEIAKIKREAGANAGALTIKRSAGQFKPLISGGDAIYGGSYRCSLGFNVHSGSTYYFLTAGHCGEVASTWYSNSGHTTVLGSNVSYSFPGNDFALVRYTNSSVSHPSTVGSQTITSAATPSVGTTVYRRGSTTGTHSGRVTALNATVNYGGGDVVSGLIQTTVCAEGGDSGGPLYAGTVAYGLTSGGSGNCTSGGTTFFQPVTEALSYYGVSVG, from the coding sequence GTGAGGATCAAGCGCACTACCCCCCGCAGCGGCATTTCGAGACGGAGCCGGCTGATCGCCGTCACCACCGGCCTCGTGGCCGCCGCAGCATTCGCGGTCCCCAGCGCGAACGCGTCCGAGACCCCCACCACCTTCAGCGCCTCCGCCCTGAAGGGTGTGAGCGGCTCGGTGCTCAAGGCAGACGTCCCGGGTACCGCCTGGGCCGTCGACAGCACGACCCACCGCGTTGTCGTCACCGTCGACAGCACGGTCTCCAAGGCGGAGATCGCCAAGATCAAGCGCGAGGCCGGCGCCAACGCCGGTGCCCTCACCATCAAGCGCTCGGCCGGGCAGTTCAAGCCGCTGATCTCCGGCGGCGACGCCATCTACGGCGGCTCCTACCGCTGCTCGCTCGGCTTCAACGTGCACAGCGGCAGCACCTACTACTTCCTGACCGCCGGTCACTGCGGTGAGGTCGCCTCCACCTGGTACTCCAACTCCGGCCACACCACGGTGCTGGGCAGCAACGTGAGCTACAGCTTCCCGGGCAACGACTTCGCCCTGGTGCGCTACACCAACTCCTCGGTCTCGCACCCGAGCACGGTCGGCAGCCAGACCATCACCAGCGCGGCCACCCCGAGCGTCGGCACGACCGTGTACCGCCGCGGCTCCACCACCGGTACGCACAGCGGCCGGGTCACCGCGCTGAACGCCACCGTCAACTACGGCGGCGGCGACGTCGTCTCCGGTCTGATCCAGACCACGGTCTGCGCCGAGGGCGGCGACAGCGGCGGTCCGCTGTACGCGGGCACCGTGGCCTACGGTCTGACCTCCGGCGGCAGCGGCAACTGCACCTCCGGCGGCACGACCTTCTTCCAGCCGGTCACCGAGGCGCTGAGCTACTACGGCGTGAGCGTCGGCTGA